One segment of Radiobacillus kanasensis DNA contains the following:
- a CDS encoding HAMP domain-containing sensor histidine kinase, with protein MRSLYVKFVVVTVGIMIVSGILAFLISNMYYQHKLKPLNDQKNTTIALEIATFANEHPTINLKEYLDHLSEVGYQFLLVDHTGEKSFFGASFRDKTLSNTTKEYVLNGNIYHGILHFPQGTFVTGFFANELKNTIGVPLTHNGKSYALFLRPDIKLLFNEMHLLFGWLLALTLLLSIIIVIFSTKYLVKPITKLTKATKSLSSGDFKVELDTTRHDELGELSKSFHGMAKKLEQLDDMRKEFISNISHDIQSPLSNIQGYTNLLEQESTSPKERSNYISIINGEIKRLSILTKQLLLLASLDRNEDILTKKPFQIGEQLKEIIRNYQWWINEKDIMLGYSLPDTEIIGDPSLLHNVWDNLLTNAIKYNKSGGSIDISIEDRDTFVLVTFRDTGIGMNALESERIFDRFYRVDTARSQTIEGTGLGLSIVSSIVRLHGGQIKVNSKEKEGTTFRVELPKI; from the coding sequence ATGAGGTCCCTCTATGTGAAATTTGTTGTCGTAACAGTAGGCATAATGATTGTAAGCGGAATTCTAGCTTTTCTCATATCAAATATGTATTATCAGCACAAATTGAAACCGTTAAATGATCAAAAAAACACTACTATTGCGCTAGAAATCGCAACATTTGCCAATGAGCATCCAACCATTAATCTTAAGGAATACTTAGATCACCTTTCTGAAGTTGGGTATCAATTTCTTTTAGTAGATCATACAGGAGAGAAATCTTTTTTTGGCGCCTCATTTAGAGACAAAACGTTATCTAACACAACGAAAGAATATGTGTTAAATGGAAATATCTACCACGGCATTCTTCATTTTCCACAAGGAACTTTTGTAACGGGATTTTTTGCTAATGAATTAAAAAATACAATTGGAGTGCCTTTAACCCATAATGGAAAAAGCTATGCCCTTTTTCTACGACCTGATATAAAACTACTTTTTAATGAAATGCATCTATTATTTGGATGGCTACTTGCACTAACTCTTCTTCTAAGCATCATAATAGTGATTTTTAGCACCAAATATTTAGTTAAGCCGATTACCAAACTAACAAAAGCGACAAAGTCCCTTTCCAGTGGGGATTTCAAGGTAGAACTTGATACTACTCGTCATGATGAGTTAGGAGAACTTTCGAAAAGCTTTCATGGCATGGCAAAAAAACTAGAACAATTAGATGACATGAGGAAAGAGTTCATCTCCAACATTTCTCATGATATCCAATCCCCCCTTTCGAATATACAAGGGTACACAAACCTACTAGAACAGGAATCTACAAGTCCAAAAGAAAGAAGCAACTACATTTCCATAATAAATGGAGAGATTAAAAGGCTTTCTATTTTAACGAAACAATTATTGCTTCTTGCTTCATTAGATCGCAATGAAGATATACTGACAAAAAAACCTTTTCAAATTGGGGAACAATTGAAAGAAATAATACGGAACTATCAGTGGTGGATAAATGAAAAAGACATTATGCTTGGCTACTCTTTACCAGATACAGAAATCATCGGAGATCCTTCTTTACTTCACAACGTTTGGGACAACCTGTTAACAAACGCCATTAAGTATAATAAATCTGGTGGTAGCATTGACATATCTATTGAAGATAGAGATACGTTCGTACTCGTTACTTTTAGGGATACTGGTATAGGAATGAATGCATTAGAATCAGAAAGAATATTTGACCGATTCTATCGGGTGGATACAGCTCGCTCACAAACAATTGAAGGGACAGGACTAGGATTATCCATTGTCTCTAGCATCGTTAGGTTACACGGTGGTCAAATTAAAGTGAATAGTAAGGAAAAGGAAGGAACAACCTTCAGGGTGGAATTACCCAAGATTTAG
- a CDS encoding response regulator transcription factor, translating into MTNILIVDDDVNILKLVDIHLTEEGFTVLSAKDGTEALSMLKKVTCDVAVVDVMMPFMDGFSLTKEIRKTYDIPVILLTAKNQIEDKEKGFQSGTDDYLVKPFEPKELIFRIKALLRRYDKHAEEMIIRLGRTTINKNNYEVQIGNRTLLLPLKEFELLYFLTSNPMQVFSREHLIDQIWGMDYEGDERTVDVHIKRLRERFSEWTDDFQIKTVRGVGYLLEAKR; encoded by the coding sequence ATGACGAACATTTTAATTGTAGATGACGATGTGAATATACTGAAGCTTGTAGATATACACCTAACCGAAGAAGGTTTTACAGTTTTATCAGCAAAGGACGGAACCGAAGCTCTATCTATGCTTAAAAAGGTAACCTGTGATGTTGCAGTAGTGGATGTTATGATGCCATTTATGGACGGCTTCTCATTAACAAAAGAAATTCGAAAAACATATGATATTCCTGTCATCCTATTAACTGCCAAGAACCAAATAGAAGACAAAGAGAAAGGATTTCAATCCGGGACCGATGATTATCTTGTAAAACCATTTGAACCGAAAGAATTAATCTTTCGAATTAAAGCTTTATTGCGACGCTACGATAAGCATGCGGAAGAAATGATTATTCGTTTAGGAAGAACAACCATTAATAAAAATAACTATGAAGTTCAGATCGGAAACCGAACACTCCTTTTACCTTTAAAGGAATTTGAACTCCTTTATTTCTTAACCTCTAACCCCATGCAGGTCTTTTCTCGCGAACACTTGATTGACCAGATTTGGGGAATGGATTATGAGGGGGATGAACGAACAGTTGATGTTCATATAAAGAGACTAAGAGAGCGTTTTTCTGAGTGGACCGATGATTTTCAAATAAAAACCGTGCGAGGAGTCGGTTATTTATTGGAGGCTAAACGATGA
- a CDS encoding DUF488 domain-containing protein, which translates to MNVYIKRAYEEAEEVDGVRVLVDRVWPRGVSKERLRIDFWFKDIAPSTELRKWFNHESEKFPEFKKRYKEELQKSGQQRQFDDLKELIKQYSTVTLVYGAKDKLHNQAVVLKDLLEE; encoded by the coding sequence ATGAATGTTTATATAAAGAGAGCGTACGAAGAAGCTGAAGAAGTTGACGGGGTACGAGTTCTAGTGGACCGCGTTTGGCCTAGGGGTGTTTCAAAAGAGAGGCTTCGGATTGATTTTTGGTTTAAGGACATTGCTCCCTCCACGGAATTGAGGAAATGGTTTAACCACGAATCAGAGAAATTTCCAGAATTTAAAAAGAGGTATAAAGAGGAGCTTCAAAAAAGTGGGCAGCAACGACAGTTTGATGATCTTAAAGAGCTTATTAAACAATACAGTACGGTTACTTTAGTATATGGGGCGAAAGACAAGTTGCATAACCAAGCAGTGGTTTTGAAGGATCTATTAGAAGAATAA
- a CDS encoding C45 family autoproteolytic acyltransferase/hydolase: MIQVYSDVIQFRGNHYDYGYMQGELLKDSPILPNRNKQWASRRKRHFVVNEEKAIELLTKFIPGIMDELQGLADALDWELDDALKEFGGYYVEYGRSGCSILTGSSFFIRNYDSRPDSYEGRYVLYQPTDSGYATIGPSMQITGRIDGMNEKGLTMGYNFINRIKSDDGFVCNMIGRMILETCANVDEAIQLLKEIPHRTSFSYALLDPSGKSVIVEASPRSVVAREANISTNHFEMLTEENRYRMDDSIRRQTLLKSHGDGDVYKAFQMLNNADKEVFSKKYGAWSGTLHTAAYVPKERKAWFAIGADRMPVILDFNRFLDGEKMNVKKIKGELDYHTPFINMELL; the protein is encoded by the coding sequence TTGATACAGGTATATAGTGATGTCATTCAATTTAGAGGAAATCATTATGATTATGGATATATGCAAGGTGAGTTATTAAAAGATTCTCCAATCTTACCTAATCGAAATAAGCAGTGGGCTTCTCGAAGAAAGCGACATTTTGTGGTCAACGAGGAAAAAGCAATTGAGCTTCTGACTAAGTTTATCCCAGGAATTATGGATGAATTGCAAGGGCTGGCAGATGCACTTGATTGGGAGTTAGACGACGCGTTAAAAGAATTCGGAGGCTACTACGTGGAGTACGGTCGCAGTGGTTGTTCGATTCTAACTGGATCTTCCTTTTTCATTCGAAATTACGATAGTCGCCCTGATTCCTATGAAGGGCGTTATGTTCTCTATCAGCCAACAGACAGTGGATATGCGACGATAGGTCCATCGATGCAAATTACCGGACGAATTGATGGGATGAATGAAAAAGGACTGACGATGGGTTATAACTTTATCAATCGGATTAAATCAGATGACGGATTTGTCTGTAACATGATTGGCCGGATGATTTTGGAAACCTGTGCCAATGTGGATGAAGCGATTCAGCTGCTTAAAGAAATTCCACATCGTACATCATTCAGCTATGCTTTATTAGATCCTAGTGGAAAAAGTGTTATAGTGGAGGCTTCACCAAGATCAGTCGTAGCAAGAGAAGCCAATATTAGCACCAATCATTTTGAAATGTTAACAGAAGAAAACCGTTACCGTATGGACGATTCCATCCGAAGGCAAACCCTTTTAAAGAGTCATGGAGATGGGGATGTATATAAAGCTTTTCAAATGTTGAATAATGCGGACAAAGAAGTTTTTTCTAAGAAATACGGGGCTTGGTCTGGCACCTTGCATACCGCTGCCTATGTCCCAAAAGAAAGGAAAGCATGGTTTGCGATTGGCGCGGACCGAATGCCGGTTATTTTGGACTTCAACCGCTTTTTAGATGGGGAAAAGATGAACGTGAAGAAGATCAAAGGGGAATTGGATTATCATACGCCGTTTATTAATATGGAACTTCTATAA
- a CDS encoding TetR/AcrR family transcriptional regulator, translating to MDGYTRRTEQKKAVIIGVATEKLRIQSYKLVTIKQLADEAGVSQVTIYNYFGSKDELLFAAIERLMDDKLDDYQIYLEREQSYPALVSGIMFEEQSFVKELYAYMGQAANRELIQRKVQAYQDAKLVPFLLNLIRKGFDKGYISRDLTEMDIMFYFNMYQRELNRIHTEKESTFTITEEKLIDFFFHGIMGE from the coding sequence ATGGATGGATATACAAGAAGAACAGAGCAAAAGAAAGCAGTTATCATCGGTGTTGCGACAGAAAAATTAAGAATTCAAAGCTATAAATTAGTAACAATTAAACAGTTAGCGGATGAAGCTGGAGTTTCTCAGGTTACCATTTATAATTATTTTGGGAGTAAAGATGAACTTCTATTTGCAGCAATAGAAAGATTAATGGACGATAAGCTTGATGATTACCAAATTTATTTGGAAAGAGAGCAAAGCTACCCTGCATTAGTGAGTGGAATTATGTTTGAAGAGCAATCTTTCGTGAAAGAGTTATATGCATATATGGGGCAAGCGGCAAATAGGGAGTTGATTCAGCGGAAGGTTCAAGCTTATCAGGATGCTAAGTTAGTTCCTTTTCTATTGAATCTTATTCGAAAAGGATTCGATAAAGGCTATATTTCACGTGATTTAACGGAAATGGATATTATGTTTTATTTTAATATGTATCAAAGAGAGCTGAACCGAATACATACTGAAAAAGAATCTACCTTCACAATAACCGAAGAAAAATTAATCGATTTCTTCTTCCACGGAATAATGGGGGAATAA
- a CDS encoding SDR family oxidoreductase produces MPKKTAIITGSSSGFGLLTTIELAKQGIHVIATMRNPEKSNVFQTITNDEQILSNIEVHQLDVTNEASIESLKQKVAILERVDVLVNNAGFGMGGFAEKITVDNYRRQFETNVFGVMGVTQAVLPKMREQRAGKIIQVSSISGRTGFPGLSPYVSSKFALEGFSESLRLEMAPFGVQVALVEPGSYKTNIWSSGMEIAGDYDENSDYHKPLKKILSVLEKSQPNHGDPSEVAKLITQLASQKDMPKLRYPIGKGIKSTLLAKSVLSWKKWEKTMISMLNK; encoded by the coding sequence ATGCCTAAAAAAACGGCCATTATAACTGGTTCATCTAGTGGTTTTGGCTTACTAACTACTATAGAGTTGGCCAAGCAAGGAATTCATGTCATTGCAACCATGCGTAACCCGGAGAAATCAAATGTTTTTCAAACGATAACGAACGACGAACAGATTCTATCCAATATCGAGGTGCACCAACTTGATGTTACAAATGAAGCCTCCATCGAATCATTGAAACAAAAAGTAGCAATACTAGAAAGAGTTGATGTTCTCGTCAACAACGCGGGCTTCGGCATGGGTGGATTTGCAGAAAAAATCACGGTAGATAATTATCGTCGCCAATTTGAAACGAATGTATTTGGTGTCATGGGAGTTACCCAAGCGGTCCTCCCAAAAATGCGAGAGCAACGAGCGGGAAAGATTATTCAAGTTAGTAGTATAAGCGGGAGAACGGGCTTCCCTGGCCTTTCGCCATATGTGTCATCGAAGTTTGCTCTTGAAGGATTTTCGGAAAGTCTTCGCCTGGAGATGGCTCCATTTGGTGTTCAAGTCGCTTTAGTCGAGCCAGGCTCTTATAAAACAAACATCTGGTCATCCGGAATGGAGATTGCTGGAGACTATGATGAGAATTCTGATTACCACAAGCCATTGAAAAAAATCCTTTCCGTACTAGAAAAGAGCCAACCGAACCATGGCGATCCAAGTGAAGTAGCGAAACTTATTACACAGTTGGCTAGCCAAAAGGACATGCCAAAATTACGTTACCCGATTGGCAAGGGAATCAAATCTACTTTATTAGCTAAAAGTGTTCTCTCATGGAAGAAGTGGGAGAAAACAATGATTTCAATGCTGAACAAGTAA